A region of the Phaseolus vulgaris cultivar G19833 chromosome 11, P. vulgaris v2.0, whole genome shotgun sequence genome:
CCTAggtaaatgacttaatagaggttttaaccctggataatgtaaaaataaaccccattaaaactattttttcttgtagtgtaagatTAATATGTTATTTTAGTTAAGTGAAATTTTTATACtcattttatttcattctagtaaataattttaagagtatttaatattatttagtgTCACATTAATCCCACACATTCATGAAATATTTTCACTAAGTTAGTTAGTAAAATgcttgaaaatttaaaatattaatcttaAAGAAATAGATtataagtctaactcaaccttacaaaattaatttgtaaggtgaggtttacaaccacttatatactacaaattgattttatttttagtcgATGTAAGATCTGCAATACACATTCTCTAGAATATGAATCTTTGATAAAACCAAACCCTGTGAAGAAAGCTTGGTGTTGTGCTGCTTTGATTGAAACTTAGTTCTAGGATGTTTAGAATTATTGTAAAGATCATTCTTAATCTATGCACAAGCTGAATCAAtctgttttgaaaaagaaaaatgtttttcaaagccAACTTAAAAACAATTAGTTGATTTCAAGGTTTAGTTGGTTGTTTTACACCTAGCTTGTTTGAGGGTTTTTCAAACTgattttgacttggttgactaactttctaaaccaattcaaccggttaaaacgacatttcaaccggttgattgtcatATTTCTTAATAGCTTTACAAAAACCTGTTAAACGTTTTCAATTGATTTGAATTTGTTTTGGCTCATTATTAACTGCCTAAAACGACTAGATTTAAGAGCTATAAATCTGATTAACCTCCATATTAAAAAACACATAGAAAGTGagattgaaaatgttttttaaaagagatttgattcaaagttttgcaagattgcctATAGGTTGTGCATTGGTTCAAGAACTGATCTTAGGAGCTCTGTGATTTCCTGAAATACCAGGTGTAATCTATTCCTTttgattcttgtaattgttttcCTTTCTATACTTGTAAGTTTGTATATCTGTAAggtcagaggttgttctgaatGTGGTTGTGTGAAAAACAAAGAGGGTAAGTATTCTTGTGTGGTCAAGATCACCTTTTTGTGGTGTTGAGTGTTTGTAATTTGTGATTGATTgctagtggaatacccagtggtttactgtggactggatgtagctcaggtgttgagtgaaccaatataaattgatTGTGTAATCTCTCTTACTCATTacaaactgtttgattttatttttgtctctgctgctataaacaaccggttaaaacgaaatttcaaccgattgtttttttgcaaACAGTTTtgattgctttgattgtttggcTTCCATGATTGCTCTTTCTGTGATTGTTGATAAATTTTCATTCTTGgccaatctttgcgaaaatcttttaacaaacaattcaaccccccccccccttccctcttgtttagcccattAATTCTAACACATTCCTCACGTCGAGACTCGTCAACTTGTGCATGACACTATATATTCATGGGTGGTCTCATAACAAGTGTCACGATAAGTTCGACAAACTCTCGCTAAGACATATACTATGAATTGatcttatctctagtcgatgagAGATATCTACCGCTAAAAAATAGACTTTATTAAACCTAATTTAATCTTACAAAActaattataaaagtaaaatttacaCATTATGAATTGACTTATCTCTAATCAGTTTAAGATCTTCaacaattaataataaacatagctaaaaactaaatttaaaaaataataacatttgaATGGTAAAGATAAATATGTGCTTGGTAAAGCAtgtataattaaatttgaataacTAATGGGCAAATATATATCAAAAACTATTTATGATCGAtgagttaaaataatttttgaaaactGTGAAATTATTTGACTTTATAAGGAAAAAGACAACATACAAAAAAACGTAGGCACGCAGTGTAGTTctagaaaagaaagagaaccgaaaaaaaaatgaaaagatgcTTTCTCCCAACTCATTTGTTtttattgatatatatatatatgtatatatgaaaaaaaattataaaaaggcAGCCTATATTTTCATGTATATATGTGAAGAAATACATTACAAACTACATAATTAATACAATTAATacataactaattttatatataaatattttaataaattaaatatttatgttacATATATGTTTGcaatataatgaattataacgtaaatatttatttaatattcatgattttaattgttataataatgaataattaaaaagatacttaaataataaataaataaaaatattaacaataaaaaatatatttattttaaatatttttttctccttaTGTTTTTTACTTTCTAATTTTTCATCCTTTAATCCATAAAAATGATATGAGAGAGTGTGGTAGTTTTGGTAGAAGTAAATCTAAGCATCCATGTTATGGTTATGTTGCTTTTAAGCGAAACAATAAAGATAGAAAGAGAAACCATAAAAGCTGTTTCGAGGGTGTCCCTTTCGAAAGGTGTGGTGGAGGCATGTAAGGGATCTATCCCTCAAAGAGCATCTAGACAAACACACTccccttttatttttattttatacatataaaagtaaaattctCAAAATTCATGGACAAAGTTTAAAGTTacttcttttttatgttttgactTGAATTTTCCCCATAATAACCAAACTCAAGTAATATTCCAACAATTTCCgttcaatatattattaattaactgACAATTTATACTaattctttactttttttttttttttttgatatttgattacttctttataaatttatctttcaaaCCATGCTTAAGAGTAGACAAAAAGAAGTTATATTAGTATATAGAGAAATGATTTTTGGACATCCACTTTTCCTTTGTTCTATATTACACATAGAAGTAATTTGGTGTCAAATAATCAGTACTCtagtatatattaatataaatatgtaaGCCGTTTTCCAATATTTcctagttaatttttttttcagaaatgaAGTTGGAATTAAGCTCCTAACTAAATGTTTAAATGACCTTATATCATGGTAGAATTTATGATAAAAAGAGTAAATATATTTAAGGTTTgttcatgtaaaaaaaaaaaaggaaatgaaGAAAGTGAAAGTTTGAGTGAATTGGTGAAAGTGGAAAGAGGGAATGAAAATTGGGTGTTGGTTGTGATGTGTATTATGTGGTGTGTTGTGTGTTGTGTAGTGTGTAGTGTGTAGTGTAGTGTGTTGTGTAGCGTGGTATAAGAACAACATCTGAAAGAGGGGCAGTGATGCAGTCACGGATATTTAACACCTCCATTCCGACCAAACACTGTCACCTTTACCACTGCAATCAAGAAGGCCTCCCATAGGGCCAGAATGAATTCCTCTTCCCTATAACTGTTATCTCCTGTCTGCCTATGTGCTCTTATATGGAGGAAAATCTGTTCAAAACTTTGCAACACGACACCACTTAAGGTGGTTTGCCCAAGACCAAGAGGGTATTAACCAACCCAACCGTATTCTGCTTCCACTTTCGTTACTACATTACATAAGTGTAAAAAAGGAGCTCAATTAGCAAAAAGGCAAAAACTGCTGTGTGgagagagataaaaaaaaaaaaacacacacactgAGAGAAAAGATGGGTTAGGCTGAAAAGGGTGTTGCTATAACATTCTTGGTTTGGTTATGTTTAGTTTAGTTTGCTTGGCAGAGAGTGATGGAAGTGGGAAAATTGAATGGCATGAACTTTTGGAAGAAGCAGAACCAAGTTTCAGAGTTGTGGCAGTTGCACAAGCAACAAGAAGGTGAGAGTGGAAACAAACAAAGCTGGGAGTGTAAGGAATCATTAACCCATTAGGAATAAGTGCAAGGCTTCATCAAAAGCTGGAAGAGGAAAATCTCAACACCAACAAGGCTCTGACTCTGGATCCTCACAGGAatcaccatcatcatcatcatcatcatcatcaccttcATCTTCAGCATCAATCTCACCATCAAAATCTGGTCTTCAACACAATACATGTAACAACccaggaggaagaagaaggagaaaagCAACATGACCAACACCAATCTCATACCCACCAATTTCAACACCTCCATCATCAACAACGACAACATGAACAACAATCTTACAACACGGAGCTCTTAAACCCACTTCAGCTACCAAAGAAACGCTCTTTCCTCCCTCCTCTTCCACCACCGCCTTCCGCGCTTACTTCAACCGAACATGCGAGAAAGATGGGAGAATCACAGAACCACCTTCTCCTTCACCAAACAGCAACACCGTCGAGATCGACGATGAGAGGCGGCGGCGTCGGCGAGATCGTGGAGGTGCAAGGCGGCCACATTGTCCGCTCCACCGGGCGGAAGGACCGCCACAGCAAGGTCTGCACTGCAAAAGGCCCCAGAGACCGCCGTGTGCGCCTGGCGGCGCACACCGCCATCCAATTCTACGACGTCCAGGACCGCCTCGGCTATGACCGCCCCAGCAAGGCGGTGGACTGGCTCATAAAAAAAGCTAAGGCGGCCATCGACGAGCTCGCAGAGCTCCCACCGTGGAACCCGACGGCCACGTCAATGCAACCGCCTCAGCAACAGGAAATCGTCCTCCGCGACAACAAGTCTCTCTCTATAGAAGACCCAATAGCCTTTGGCAGCCGTGGCGAGAGCAACGTTGTCTCCGGCGCTACCAGAGTTCAAGAACAATTTTCTCACCAACAGTTGGAGAGTGAAAATGCTAACATGAGCAACAGCAAGTACAACAGTGGTCCGGGTTTTCTGCCACCGTCTTTGGACACTGATAACATTGCTGAGACAATCAAGACTTTCTTTCCCGTCGAAGCTACCACGACGTCATTTCAGAGTTACCCTCCGCCGGCACCGGATTTGAGGCAGCAAGATCTTCGTTTGTCGTTGCAGTCCTTTCAGGACCCTATCATGCTTCAGCAAGAGCCTCAGAGCCACCACGAGCCTGTGCTGTTCGCCGGAGCGACGCTCGGCTTCGACGGCGGTTCCGGCTGGTCGGAGCACCAGCACCACCACTCGGAGGAGCATAGGTTTCTCTTTGGTGGCAACAGTGGCCATGGCGGTGGGTTTGTGTTCAACACGCCGGCGCCGGCGTTTGGCCAATTTTTTTCTCAGAGGGGACCCCTTCAGTCCAGTAACACCCCTTCAGTTCGTGCTTGGATAGACCCTTCGGTCGATCACCACCACCACAACCATCACTACCTCTCGTCGCTGATCCACCAGGGCTCCGTCGCTGGCGGCTTCTCCGCCGGTGGTGGATTCTCTGGCTTCCGCATTCCAGCACGAATTCAGGGTGAAGAGGAACACGACGGCGTATCCGACAAGCCGTCCTCTGCTTCCTCTGATTCTCGCCATTGATTAATACACATAAAAACCCCAACTTTGTTCTTCCTGAGGTTCTCTCTCACGACCCAATTCTTGAAATCTCAGCAGGGTTCCCTCCTTGTTCATTTCTGTTACTCAGTAATTTTTGTTCATGTTATTTTAGGGTTTGTGGGTTGCATTGAAGATGATCCAGTTGATGAAGAGAACCTGCTTTTGGAGTATTAGGGTGAATGAATTTTCAAGCTGTAATGGGAATTGAAGAGAGTTGGGTTTGGATTTCTTGATGTGTTGATTTCAATGGCCTATGCCGTGGGAATGAAGAAAATCTGAGGCGGATATTCAGGTCTTCGCATCCCTCggtattttatgttttatgtgtTTTGCGTGCTTAATAACTAGAACATGCAGTACTTTGTTTATTTGGTTTCATCTGTATTTGATTTCTCTTGCTATGTTTCCCTTTGTTAGTGACTTTGTCATCTCTGTATTTCTTCCGTTTCTACTCTATTGTAGTGATTTGAGAAACATTCTCGCTGAATAAAAGAACTAGTTTGCTCTTAGTTGTTGTATATTTCCTAGTTAGTGCAGACCCAGATGCAGAATAATGGGTTCTCTCCATGACAAAACAGGGTAAAACAAAATAAGCCGACACGAGAATCTTGCTTCGATTTGTTGGCTTGGTAAGTAAGAATGTTGTTCTGCTGTTTCAAATGAGAGAAAACTGATGGTCTTTTATTGGAAGTAATCGTATTCTCATAACActttttttagatttattttttctttctatttgtCTATTGCATCACTTCTTTCTTCTCATCTGATGTTGTAGAAAGTGTGGTGAAAAAGAAACGTAGTAGCATGATTACTGTTTTATTGATTCCTAAGTCATATCAAGGAAACGAAAGAGGGTTCTCTTTGCATTAGAATGATTGTTGTTTTGTTCCTTTTTTTACTACTTTCTCGTGCAACCTTCCACCCGTCACTAGACACTAGCTTCCTCATCTTCAAAAACAATTGGAAAGAAATCTACAGCTTCATTACACCTTTCTCTTTCTTGCTTCGAATTTGGGAGCATTTGACTGAGAAGTCATTGTCGATGAACAGTAGAAAACTGTTGACAAAGGAGAAATGGTTGCGTTGCGTGAAGTTGATTTTGATTTCGATTCCGAGCTTGGTAAAAAGGCAAACATCCTAAATTCAGTATGGTTTGCTGCTTTTCCTTTCACATGTCATAATTGTTGTTCTTCAGCTAGTTTAGTATGCTATGACAGCGACTGAAAGCTTGATTAGGAATATAAAACTTAACGTGATAAAGGAAAACATCCACAACTCATCTTTGATGACCCACTTAGTTAATGCAGAGAGTGAGTCTAGTTTGAAATGAAAGCTTTAAATTGCAGTGTAGGATGAATGGTTTTCTACCATATAATTTTGAACCACAAATATCTTGGCTTCTAGAAAAATATCAGgtgttttttcttttggttttcaGCCTTACAGCAGTAACATGAAGTAACTGTTTGGGGGGATGGGGCTATCATTATGCCAGAAGTCCATCATGACTCATGATTTGAGTAGTAGATAAATCCTAATAGGTAAGAACAAGTGGGAAAAGTAAAAAACAACATCTGCAGGGGGAGCCATGAAAAGGAGAGGGTGATTATTGATGAGCACAACCAAGCTCAATTATGAAAGAGTTCACTCTCATGGGTACCACTAAAGTGTGATACTTGTATACCTGTCTGTGGTCCCCTACCTTGCAAATCTCAAAACCTCAAAGATGTTTCCTAATGTTAACATGGAAATGCTCTTCTTCTGGGGGATAATCGaattaaaaaacaacaaaactTTGTTCTCTCAAGATCTTGGCAATTGTTTTTCGGTTCTTAGTGCAGCTGCAAGTTTGTTGATAAGTAGATTACatcaaaaacaaaattctaGTGGGTCATCAACCCATCCTACATCACACAACTCAGGTTACTATGTGTGGAAAGTGGCAAGTACTTAATGAATATCAATCACACCACACACCTTCACCGTCCTATTTCTATTAAACTACCGGAAATCATCATCCaatcatatttattaaatgCATCAGAGACCTAATTATGCTACTCCAAACCAGAGAAACAACAGAAGGTATCTGACATGGGATCAAAAATCATACTTTTGTTCTGTGTTCTGgtctaataaatattttcaatgaTGGTCATTGAAAAATGTCAATTGGGTATTTTATCttctaagaaaaattatttctcaTCTCGTATATTAGTACAATGACCATAGAActtgttctggccaacattcaaacCTCTGTTACCTTGAAAAATGGTCCCAAAATGTAATTTTACCCAAAGGTCAAGGTTTTCAAAGTGTCATCAGCAATGCGGCTGCAACTATATAGCTGTAACGGTTATATTATCTCGCTATGACACGTACAATGTATAAGATTACTTCGACAATGTATATGATAACTTCGAGAAGTGTAATCTTCAAAATAATAAGATACGACAATGgaaattgataattaaaatttaagtatGATCTTAATCCTttttaaaaacacatttaaaaTAGAAGAAGGATAGATAAAATGAAGGAGAAAAATAGAATGATAAAAGGTGATTAATGAGCAGCAGAGATGAGAGAGAAGGCAGCGTGATTTATTTGGCTAGATTGGTCTTAGACAGATCTGGAATGTTGTTTTCTTTCCCTTTCAGAATTTGCCTTGTATTTGACAACTCAGAATTAGACAATGGCACTTTGCTATCACTGCTTTTCTTTGTCATGGGGTCAGCTGCAAAACCAACCCTGATTTCCCATGGACGGGCTGCTACCCACCTCTCCTTCCAGCTCCAACCCCACCCTTCTTTCCCAAGGCTGTAGATAGCCTGGCCCAAATACTGCCTGCAGTTGGGCCTCCACTGGCCCAATCACACCACTGGGGTCAGTTTTTcataaaggaaaacaaaaatgtTTCACCCTAATATAAACAGAATAAACAAAATGGATGAAAAACATCTAACATATAAAGGTCTTAGCAAGAGTTTCAAATTTATAAAGGtggatataaaataaatttttctaaTTCAGAATTAATTCTATGTTCAAAATGAAATGGGAAAGTTTCAATACAAATGATTTATGTATGGGAAAGACTTGTTCTTTTCTTGCCTTTTCTTCTGTCATGAATACTTATGCAGACATTTgttgataaaaatttaaagttgATTAAAGTCATACTAAAGATGTAATTGGTTGGTAACAAAAAACCTTCTGTACTAATAATGCATATGTTTCAAACATAAAGTTTTATCAATAAACCAAGACTAGTGACAATCCtaagagaagaaaaaatgttGAAGTTTTGTACCTGATGAGAGAAGGCATATGCCATGGCTCGCTCTCGTTTGAATGCTGCTTCTTCTCGCTGATGTATCCTGGAAACTATCTCTTCCATTGTGTCAGAACCTCCACACCACTCCTCCTGGCATATACATTTACCacaaaaacatattttcttCATAAAGAGAATGATTTGGACAATGGTCTGTTTGGTACTTTTAGTTAATAAAAGTTGAAAGCAAGAAAGGTTTTTTCACAAAAGTAGTCTAATTTCTTTTCACAAATTACGATTTTagatatttgttttattaaaatggATAAACAAATTACGATTTTggatatttgttttattaaaatggATAAATAGTAGATGTGAATGATTTTAAAATGAAAGTTATACTTGATTTGATTATTACGatcttataaaataatataattaaagttgtagagttgttttacacttaacTAAATTCGTACGACTCTTACATACAACTTCACTTAAAAagttaatttcaaaaaattgtcaaaatatcatACAACTTCAgtttaataaaattagaaaagtcGTAGTAGTATACACGACTTTCACGTTTCTGACCTAAAGTCATATTTATTGGGATATGACTTGCATTTTAAGTCGTTCACATGGTGTATCCATTTTCCTAAAAGAAATTTTTTCTTACCCAAAAtcataatttgtaaaaaaaattgcaatacTTTCGTGCAAAAACCAAGAAACATGATGAAGGTGAGAGTAGGAATACCTGGAGCTCATGAATCTTAGCCGCAAGTTTTAACTGGTTTTCTAGTTTCTTTTGCTTAATCCTGGCTTCTGATAGCATATGGAGTCTGCGAGCTTTAATCTGCTCTTGCATTCTGCTCCAAAGATGTATGTAGTTTAGTGCAGTTACTGTCTGTTCTTTGGCCATGTGATCCTGAATCGTAGCCTCAAGTTTCACTGCTCCCTTTGATGGTGCAATGATTATTGTGTAGTCCAGTGCAGTATCCCTTAGATGGTGCAATGTTCTTCTTGCCTTCATACACAAAGAAGAGTGCTTCATAAAATTTAGGCTAAAAGGCTTTATGAAgaacaaatgaatctaaaaaccagATGGGAGAAAGAAAGTGCTCATAAGATGGTGCCAAACGTTGATTTTTCATTGCTTTACCCTAATGGAACACGGTTGGAGCAGTACTGTGCAGATTTGATTCTTTTCAACAGTCACCATGGGCATGTTTATCATACCCTTAAGTTAAAATTAAgaatttagatatatatatgataGAACTTTAACAATTCTGAAAAGTAATTATggagaaaattatttaaaaatatcctTATCTATTTAGTCCACTATTATTGCAGCACTGCATTCAGAAGGTAAAATAAAATTGAGCTGCAGATTATGTACCAGAAGTGCACGAAATGCATTTTGAATCCGAGTAGCAGCAATATCTTGTATGAACCTGGTGGGAAGTGCCCTTTCTTGTAGCACCAAACCTTCACTGGGAATGCTATTAGactcttcatgagtttcttctTGTTTCTCCTCCGAGGACTCGTTTGATTTTTCAGGGGTGGATTGCACCTACTCAAAAGTGTGGCAGAGAGAATTCAGAATGCTACAGATGTGTCAAGAATGGTAATACTATACATTTCAAGAACAACtactttaataattttgtgGGATATGACTCGCCTTTGCCGTTTTCTTGACATAATTAGGAGGTTAGTTACCGTTTTCTTAGAACCATTATATATAGTGGTTTCCTTCAAACAATGTAATCCAACAAACAACCATATACACTTGTTTCCTCTTTCCTTTTATGCTCtttatttcttctcttgggtgtaagtgtttaacctaTATAgagaaaatttgtttttgagctatttatctattagtctgagaagaattcattgtactcccagtgTCATTATAGTGGAAATTTAGACTCTCTCGTCgctgatttttttttacctctatttaaagggattttccacctaaaaaaatttgatatcattctcatttttcatgttactttaatttctcataatcttttattaaaattatcacGATTCCACACACGATATCATTTAGTTCAACAAATTCACTTACAATTTCTATCAcacaaacaaaaatataagaGAATCAACACTTTCTGCGGTTATATGCGGCTATAGAAGATAAACATTGAAGTATTAATGAATTTCAATTCGGACCGTCTATAAACATTGAAGAGAAACCatactatattttaaaataaattcggACCGTCTAAAAACTTTAACACAGTTTTAATTGACCATTTCTTACGTATTGATATACTAAAATTCCCCTCTTCACCTAAGTAACAGACCCTTATAGAATACCCAATATCATAATATCATATTGTATagacaaaaaaagaaataaCCTTAGCTTGTTCCGATTTATCTTCCTTCCGTTTCTTCAACCTAAGAATCGTCCTAAACCATTTCTTTGGACTCATAATTTCTGCACCTGCAAAGAAAATTCTATTAATTGGTTGGTGATCCTCTTGCATAAACTCATCAGATTTTAATCGATTTATTCCAACATTATTTTTATGCACAGTTCACTCATATTTCCCTGAAGAATATAATAATTCATAATCCTGTTATAGAAATTGATAAACTACAACCAGTGTGAAACTAATGGACATGACTAAGTTGGGACGGGAATGGCTTTATAGTGAACACTAACTTCTACCAATCATTGATATTGTAATATTATACATAGAGATATAAAacaatgaaattataaaatctaaACTTGATGAAAAATTACCCTTTAACGTGTACGACATATATGTATAGCACCAAACTGCTGAGAATCCATGTATTCCCATTGTAAAACaatgattatattaaaaaataaagataatattacgttttaaaaaacatacatatattatagtttatatttatttatttatattttaaatacttatatctaaaattaaaatttaataatacaacttaaattttaaattatttatttatttttatttaaatttttaattttttattatcttcttaattttcttaaatgGGTTAAGATGATGGTCAATTTAACACAAGTTAGAAtaggagaaaaaaaatgtttgtaacTTTGGAGGGACTAGGAATACCCTTCTGAATATGATTTCTTTtgtgtataaggattgaaatattcttaaaatactctttaattttatttta
Encoded here:
- the LOC137807844 gene encoding transcription factor TCP3-like; this encodes MGESQNHLLLHQTATPSRSTMRGGGVGEIVEVQGGHIVRSTGRKDRHSKVCTAKGPRDRRVRLAAHTAIQFYDVQDRLGYDRPSKAVDWLIKKAKAAIDELAELPPWNPTATSMQPPQQQEIVLRDNKSLSIEDPIAFGSRGESNVVSGATRVQEQFSHQQLESENANMSNSKYNSGPGFLPPSLDTDNIAETIKTFFPVEATTTSFQSYPPPAPDLRQQDLRLSLQSFQDPIMLQQEPQSHHEPVLFAGATLGFDGGSGWSEHQHHHSEEHRFLFGGNSGHGGGFVFNTPAPAFGQFFSQRGPLQSSNTPSVRAWIDPSVDHHHHNHHYLSSLIHQGSVAGGFSAGGGFSGFRIPARIQGEEEHDGVSDKPSSASSDSRH
- the LOC137807925 gene encoding protein IQ-DOMAIN 10-like; translation: MSPKKWFRTILRLKKRKEDKSEQAKVQSTPEKSNESSEEKQEETHEESNSIPSEGLVLQERALPTRFIQDIAATRIQNAFRALLARRTLHHLRDTALDYTIIIAPSKGAVKLEATIQDHMAKEQTVTALNYIHLWSRMQEQIKARRLHMLSEARIKQKKLENQLKLAAKIHELQEEWCGGSDTMEEIVSRIHQREEAAFKRERAMAYAFSHQWRPNCRQYLGQAIYSLGKEGWGWSWKERWVAARPWEIRVGFAADPMTKKSSDSKVPLSNSELSNTRQILKGKENNIPDLSKTNLAK